From a single Haemorhous mexicanus isolate bHaeMex1 chromosome 29, bHaeMex1.pri, whole genome shotgun sequence genomic region:
- the LOC132339772 gene encoding basic proline-rich protein-like — MVIIVKVLRGQRHSTVSPAGGHPRSGSVALPEARSAPAPSPPPPPPPPPLPPPLARGTGGVAAGTLPVRGRGGRRRRRERRRRRRKAPAPLARQRDGGPRMVRVGGGGCGAAPPGPAGCGAAPPALPGAGEAGGARPRCGATAARGGAAGSAGPTARPRPGHPSGTPGPAQPWPPAPSPGIPRARPRLLAAETRPRPHPGTRTPPVPWTQLCTPGADTPAHSSSREGNKN, encoded by the exons atGGTAATTATAGTAAAAGTCCTCCGAGGCCAGCGGCACAGCACAGTGTCCCCCGCGGGCGGTCACCCTCGCTCCGGCTCCGTCGCGCTGCCGGAGG CCCGCAGCGCCCCGGCCCCATCGCCACCGCccccgcctcctcctcctcctctgcctcctcccctcGCCCGGGGCACCGGCGGCGTTGCGGCGGGGACGCTCCCGGTGCGGGggcggggagggaggaggaggaggagggagagaaggaggaggaggaggaaggctccGGCCCCGCTCGCCCGGCAGCGCGACGGCGGCCCCCGGATGGTGCGGGTAGGTGGCGGGGGCTGCGGCGCGGCCCCCCCGGGGCCGGCTGGCTGCGGGGCCGCCCCTCCGGCCCTGCCCGGCGCGGGGGAGGCGGGGGGGGCGCGGCCCCGGTGCGGAGCTACCGCAGCGCGGGGAGGAGCCGCGGGCAGCGCTGGGCCCaccgcccgcccccgccccgggcATCCCTCGGgcacccccggccccgctcaaCCCTGGCCGCCAGCTCCCAGCCCGGGCATTCCCCGGGCGCGGCCCCGGCTCCTCGCCGCGGAGACTCGCCCTCGCCCTCACCCCGGCACACGGACACCCCCCGTTCCAtggacacagctctgcacccCCGGTGCGGACACCCCCGCTCACTCCAGTTCCCGG GAAGGCAACAAAAATTAG